From Mesorhizobium australicum, a single genomic window includes:
- the ureC gene encoding urease subunit alpha: MAWFCSAVDRQAYVTLFGPTAGDLVRLGDTSLLAEIEHDFTVRGHELVIGAGKTYRDGEGYCATAKYSDRALDFVIQNATVIDAELGIVKADIGIRDGLIAGVGKAGNPHVMPGVHPDLVVGHMTTPINGQDFIVTAGAIECHAHIQSPEQSNQALAGGITTLIGGSPGPVFEVGGGSPTNLGLFLQATEWSCLNFALFGRGGSDPSAVEESVAAGAMGVKIHEDFGASSGVIDATLHAADRNDFAVHLHTDSINEFGYCEDTLRAIAGRSIHMYHVEGAGGGHAPDLLVVTSHPNVLPSSTNPTNPYTAYALEEGVPMTMVGHSLNYNAPEDVAFGEARIRPQTMVAEDFLHDMGAISIFGTDSQGMGRLAENVAKCWQLASVMKDRAGRLPEETTARADNERIKRYIAKYTINPAIAAGIDDHVGSIRPGKLADLVLWPRASFGVKPQMVFKSGFVAWSAMGDANGSLPFAEPVIHRPMWGSLGEVPAKLGLTFFSRLAIEADVPKKLGLRKRAVQIKNTRKLGKLDMVRNTAMPHIEVDPRTSEVRADGRLLTADPPSTVPLFRRYMLR; the protein is encoded by the coding sequence GTGGCCTGGTTTTGCTCCGCCGTTGACAGGCAGGCATATGTCACGCTTTTCGGCCCGACGGCCGGCGATCTCGTGCGGCTCGGCGACACCAGCCTTCTGGCGGAAATTGAGCACGACTTCACCGTCCGTGGCCACGAGTTGGTCATTGGCGCGGGAAAGACCTACCGCGACGGCGAGGGCTACTGTGCGACCGCGAAATATTCGGACCGGGCGCTCGACTTCGTGATCCAGAACGCGACCGTCATCGATGCCGAGCTCGGCATCGTGAAGGCGGATATAGGCATTCGCGACGGGCTCATCGCCGGCGTCGGCAAGGCGGGCAATCCGCATGTCATGCCGGGCGTCCATCCCGACCTTGTCGTCGGCCACATGACGACCCCGATCAACGGACAGGACTTCATCGTCACAGCCGGTGCGATCGAATGCCACGCCCACATCCAGTCGCCCGAGCAGTCGAACCAGGCGCTTGCCGGCGGCATCACGACGCTGATCGGCGGCTCACCGGGGCCGGTCTTTGAGGTTGGCGGCGGAAGCCCCACCAATCTCGGCCTCTTCCTGCAGGCGACCGAATGGTCATGCCTCAACTTCGCGCTCTTCGGCCGCGGCGGCTCCGACCCGTCGGCCGTCGAGGAATCCGTCGCCGCAGGCGCCATGGGCGTCAAGATCCACGAGGATTTCGGCGCCTCTTCCGGCGTGATCGACGCAACTCTCCACGCGGCCGACCGCAACGACTTTGCCGTCCATCTGCACACCGATTCGATCAACGAGTTCGGCTATTGCGAGGATACGTTGCGCGCCATCGCGGGCCGCAGCATTCACATGTACCATGTCGAGGGCGCCGGTGGCGGCCATGCGCCCGACCTGCTCGTCGTCACTTCGCATCCCAACGTCCTGCCGTCCTCGACCAATCCCACCAATCCCTACACCGCCTACGCCCTCGAAGAGGGCGTACCGATGACCATGGTCGGGCACAGCCTCAACTACAATGCGCCGGAAGACGTGGCTTTCGGCGAGGCGCGCATTCGGCCGCAGACCATGGTCGCGGAGGACTTCCTCCACGACATGGGGGCGATCTCGATCTTCGGCACCGACAGCCAAGGCATGGGCCGGCTTGCCGAGAATGTCGCCAAGTGCTGGCAGCTTGCCAGCGTCATGAAGGATCGCGCCGGCCGCCTGCCCGAGGAGACGACGGCGCGTGCCGACAACGAGCGGATCAAGCGTTATATCGCGAAGTACACGATCAATCCCGCGATAGCCGCCGGGATCGACGACCATGTCGGCTCGATCAGGCCAGGAAAGCTGGCCGATCTCGTGCTCTGGCCGCGCGCCTCGTTCGGGGTCAAGCCGCAGATGGTCTTCAAAAGCGGCTTCGTCGCATGGTCGGCGATGGGCGATGCGAACGGCAGCCTGCCGTTCGCGGAGCCCGTGATACACCGCCCGATGTGGGGGTCTCTGGGAGAGGTGCCGGCAAAGCTCGGCCTGACATTCTTCTCGCGCCTCGCGATCGAGGCGGACGTGCCGAAGAAGCTCGGACTGCGCAAGCGCGCGGTGCAGATCAAGAACACGCGCAAGCTGGGAAAGCTGGACATGGTTCGCAACACCGCAATGCCTCATATCGAGGTCGACCCCCGGACTTCCGAGGTGCGGGCGGACGGCAGGCTCCTGACCGCGGACCCGCCGTCAACCGTTCCCTTGTTCCGAAGGTACATGCTGCGATGA